Proteins found in one Pseudomonas marvdashtae genomic segment:
- a CDS encoding malonate decarboxylase holo-ACP synthase, giving the protein MVNGFLAHDLLWGMTPQQLPAGAPAWVVESIAGGQPVVVRRSLTAPDQIAVGVRGRLREQRYATSMAVAAISRRVRPEALCHVLSRRDLPALQALSRLRPILDASGWTWGVSGSAGFELATGVEALHEGSDLDLILRTPRFLDRLQARELLAQLDASMCVVDMQLQTPLGAVALREWAGSSPRVLLKDNVQARLVSDPWQPSLEQVA; this is encoded by the coding sequence GTGGTGAACGGGTTCCTCGCTCATGATCTGCTTTGGGGGATGACCCCGCAGCAGCTGCCAGCAGGTGCGCCGGCATGGGTTGTCGAATCGATTGCCGGCGGTCAACCCGTGGTGGTTCGGCGTTCACTGACGGCACCGGATCAAATCGCCGTAGGAGTGCGTGGACGCTTGCGTGAGCAGCGTTACGCAACGTCGATGGCGGTCGCGGCGATTTCCCGTCGCGTCAGGCCGGAAGCGCTTTGTCACGTCCTGTCGAGGCGCGATTTGCCAGCCCTGCAAGCGCTGTCCCGCCTGCGCCCGATCCTCGACGCCAGCGGCTGGACCTGGGGCGTGAGCGGTAGCGCCGGGTTCGAACTCGCCACAGGCGTCGAGGCGCTGCATGAGGGCAGCGATCTGGATTTGATTCTGCGCACGCCGCGCTTTTTGGACCGTCTCCAGGCCAGGGAGCTGTTGGCGCAACTGGATGCCTCGATGTGCGTCGTCGATATGCAGTTGCAGACGCCTTTGGGCGCCGTCGCGCTGCGCGAATGGGCGGGCTCGTCGCCTCGGGTGTTGCTCAAGGATAACGTTCAGGCCCGGCTGGTGAGCGACCCTTGGCAGCCTTCACTGGAGCAGGTCGCGTGA
- the mdcH gene encoding malonate decarboxylase subunit epsilon, translating into MSSLFVFPGQGAQRVGMLHGLAQQTLDEAGEVLGEDVLQLDTAVALRSTRAVQLCLLIAGVAASRRLLEQAPAPDYVAGLSIGAYPAAVVAGALAFEDALRLVSLRGELMQQAYPQGYGMTAIIGLDLAAVEALLAQMHSETTPVYLANINADNQVVIAGSDQAMGLVAEKARSQGAGKACRLAVSVPSHCPLLEAPARTLAEAFTAVPLKAPTLGYLSGSRARPIIKTDALRDDLAFNMCRVVDWRGTVQSAYERGVRLQIELPPGAVLTGLARRVFEQGTVMAFDGARLDTLQALLHEEGRRQP; encoded by the coding sequence GTGAGCAGCCTCTTCGTCTTTCCCGGCCAGGGTGCGCAGCGCGTGGGCATGCTCCATGGCTTGGCGCAGCAGACCCTGGACGAAGCGGGCGAGGTACTCGGTGAAGATGTCTTGCAACTGGACACTGCCGTGGCGCTGCGATCGACTCGTGCGGTGCAACTGTGTTTGCTGATCGCTGGCGTGGCGGCTTCTCGTCGGCTGCTGGAACAAGCCCCCGCGCCGGACTACGTGGCGGGGCTGTCCATCGGCGCGTATCCGGCGGCGGTGGTGGCCGGGGCGCTGGCGTTCGAGGATGCGTTGCGACTGGTCAGCCTGCGCGGCGAGTTGATGCAGCAGGCGTATCCGCAAGGCTACGGCATGACGGCGATCATCGGCCTGGATCTCGCGGCGGTGGAAGCTTTGCTGGCCCAGATGCACAGCGAAACCACACCGGTCTACCTGGCCAATATCAACGCCGACAACCAAGTGGTCATCGCCGGCAGCGACCAAGCCATGGGGCTTGTCGCCGAAAAAGCTCGCAGCCAGGGCGCTGGCAAGGCCTGCCGATTGGCGGTCAGCGTGCCGTCCCATTGCCCGCTGCTGGAGGCACCGGCCCGGACATTGGCCGAGGCGTTTACCGCTGTACCGTTGAAAGCGCCAACCTTGGGCTATCTCAGCGGCAGCCGCGCTCGACCGATCATCAAGACCGATGCCTTGCGCGATGACCTGGCGTTCAACATGTGCCGCGTGGTCGATTGGCGTGGCACGGTGCAAAGCGCCTACGAGCGAGGCGTGCGTTTGCAGATCGAATTGCCGCCCGGCGCGGTGCTGACCGGGCTGGCGCGCCGTGTATTCGAGCAGGGTACGGTCATGGCGTTTGATGGCGCGCGACTCGATACCCTGCAAGCGCTGTTGCATGAGGAGGGACGCCGCCAACCCTAG
- the madL gene encoding malonate transporter subunit MadL, with protein MIIYGVAFLAFCTLAGIFIGELLGKLIGVPANVGGVGIAMLLLIGLGSYLNKRGLFKGKSEAGVEFWSAIYIPIVVAMAAQQNVYGALKGGPMAILAGTLAVVIAFALVPVLVRIGNKTPEADVSAKTVG; from the coding sequence ATGATTATTTACGGTGTGGCGTTTCTGGCTTTTTGTACCCTGGCGGGTATTTTCATCGGTGAGCTGCTGGGCAAACTGATAGGCGTTCCGGCCAACGTCGGCGGCGTCGGTATTGCGATGCTACTGTTGATTGGCTTGGGCAGTTACCTGAACAAGCGCGGCCTGTTCAAGGGCAAGTCCGAGGCCGGCGTGGAGTTTTGGAGCGCGATCTACATCCCCATCGTGGTTGCGATGGCCGCCCAGCAAAACGTCTACGGTGCGCTCAAGGGCGGGCCGATGGCGATCCTGGCCGGGACCTTGGCGGTGGTTATCGCTTTTGCGCTCGTTCCGGTGCTGGTGCGCATCGGCAACAAGACGCCTGAAGCCGATGTTTCCGCCAAGACCGTAGGGTGA
- the madM gene encoding malonate transporter subunit MadM: MYESMMKVITGYGLISGFAIVGITMWVSYWISDTFTKGRLHGSAIAILLGLVLSYIGGAMTGGQKGVVDIPLLSGIGLLGGAMLRDFAIVATAFGVSVDELKRAGFVGVLALFVGVGTSFIAGVGVAMAFGYTDVVSLTTIGAGAVTYIVGPVTGAAIGATSEVMALSIAAGLIKAILVMVATPFVAPYIGLNNPRSAVIFGGLMGTSSGVAGGLAATDPKLVPYGCLTAAFYTALGCLLGPSLLYLIMRGLMG; encoded by the coding sequence ATGTACGAATCGATGATGAAGGTGATTACCGGCTACGGCCTGATCAGTGGTTTTGCCATCGTCGGCATCACCATGTGGGTGTCGTACTGGATCAGCGACACGTTCACCAAGGGACGGTTGCACGGCTCGGCCATTGCGATTCTGCTGGGGCTGGTGCTCTCGTACATTGGCGGTGCGATGACCGGTGGGCAGAAAGGCGTCGTGGACATCCCGCTGCTCTCCGGCATCGGTTTGCTCGGCGGTGCCATGCTGCGGGATTTTGCCATTGTCGCCACGGCATTTGGCGTCAGCGTCGATGAGCTCAAGCGTGCTGGTTTTGTTGGGGTGCTGGCATTGTTCGTTGGGGTCGGAACGTCGTTCATCGCCGGGGTCGGGGTCGCGATGGCCTTCGGGTATACCGACGTGGTGAGCCTGACGACGATTGGTGCTGGTGCCGTGACCTATATCGTCGGTCCGGTGACTGGCGCGGCGATTGGCGCCACCTCCGAGGTCATGGCGTTGTCGATTGCCGCGGGGTTGATCAAGGCGATTCTGGTGATGGTGGCGACACCGTTCGTGGCGCCCTATATCGGCCTCAACAATCCGCGCAGCGCAGTGATCTTTGGTGGATTGATGGGCACATCCAGCGGTGTGGCTGGCGGCCTTGCGGCGACCGATCCGAAGTTGGTGCCCTATGGCTGCCTGACGGCGGCGTTCTACACCGCGCTGGGCTGTTTGCTCGGGCCTTCGCTGCTATATCTGATCATGCGGGGATTGATGGGCTAA
- a CDS encoding LysR family transcriptional regulator: MLIDEELTLKKLEVFLAFMRTGNLARAAADLQTSNVSVHRAIHSLESALRCPLFKHEGRNLTPLESAYVLEERAQKLIQDVVESVRLTREAAGFSAERFKLGSLYSLTVKTVPQLIMGLKIRRSELNIDLIMGSNIDLLYKLKNMEVDAILVSLDDSVNDPDCEQIALFSDDIFLATPADSPFAQRREVDLAEVRNETFITLTQGFATHQDGNRVFKQAGFEPKVAMQVNDIFTLLSMVSSGVGYALLPGRIAAVYENRVKLIPLQEKYRLQQHIGVVFLKAKERDPNLLALLAECRMYANRQA; encoded by the coding sequence ATGCTGATCGATGAAGAATTGACCCTTAAAAAGCTCGAGGTGTTCCTGGCCTTCATGCGCACCGGCAACCTGGCGCGGGCCGCGGCGGATTTGCAGACCAGCAACGTCAGCGTGCACCGGGCCATTCATTCGCTGGAGAGCGCCCTGCGTTGCCCGCTGTTCAAGCACGAAGGCCGCAACCTCACGCCGCTGGAGAGCGCCTATGTGTTGGAAGAGCGCGCGCAGAAGCTGATCCAGGACGTGGTCGAAAGCGTGCGCCTGACCCGCGAGGCGGCCGGGTTTTCCGCCGAGCGTTTCAAACTGGGCTCGCTGTATTCGTTGACGGTCAAGACCGTGCCACAACTGATCATGGGCCTGAAGATCCGCCGCAGCGAACTCAATATCGACCTGATCATGGGCTCCAACATCGACCTGTTGTACAAGCTCAAGAACATGGAAGTCGATGCGATCCTGGTGTCCCTGGACGACAGCGTCAACGATCCGGATTGCGAGCAGATCGCGCTGTTTTCCGATGATATTTTCCTGGCCACTCCAGCCGACTCGCCGTTTGCCCAACGCAGGGAAGTGGATCTCGCCGAAGTGCGCAACGAAACCTTCATCACCTTGACCCAGGGCTTCGCCACGCATCAGGACGGTAACCGGGTGTTCAAGCAAGCGGGGTTCGAGCCGAAGGTGGCGATGCAGGTCAACGACATTTTCACCCTGCTGAGCATGGTCAGCTCAGGGGTGGGCTACGCCCTCCTGCCAGGCAGGATTGCGGCGGTGTATGAGAACCGGGTGAAGCTGATCCCGTTGCAGGAAAAGTACCGGTTGCAGCAGCACATCGGCGTGGTCTTCCTGAAGGCCAAGGAGCGTGACCCAAACTTGCTGGCGCTATTGGCTGAATGCCGGATGTACGCCAACCGCCAGGCCTGA
- the trhA gene encoding PAQR family membrane homeostasis protein TrhA, with protein sequence MYHGERLNAWTHLVGAVAAFIGAVWLLVIAGITGDPWKIVSVAIYGFTLLVLYSASTVYHSVRGRKKEIMQKVDHFSIYLLIAGSYTPFCLVTLRGPWGWTLFGIVWGLAVIGILQEIKPRSDARILSIVIYAVMGWIVLVAVKPLLAALGSTGFAWLASGGVLYTVGIVFFALDHRLRHAHGIWHLFVIAGSLLHFVAIMFYVL encoded by the coding sequence ATGTATCACGGGGAACGACTCAACGCCTGGACGCATTTGGTGGGGGCGGTCGCGGCGTTTATCGGCGCGGTGTGGTTGCTGGTGATTGCCGGGATAACCGGCGATCCCTGGAAGATCGTCAGCGTGGCGATCTACGGGTTTACCTTGCTGGTGCTCTACAGCGCCTCGACGGTTTATCACAGCGTGCGTGGGCGCAAAAAAGAGATCATGCAAAAGGTCGATCATTTTTCGATCTATTTGTTGATTGCCGGCAGTTATACGCCGTTCTGCCTGGTGACCTTGCGGGGGCCGTGGGGCTGGACCTTGTTCGGGATCGTCTGGGGCCTGGCGGTGATTGGCATCTTGCAGGAGATCAAGCCACGTTCCGACGCGCGGATCCTGTCGATTGTCATCTACGCGGTCATGGGCTGGATCGTACTGGTTGCGGTCAAGCCGCTGCTGGCCGCCCTGGGCAGCACCGGATTCGCTTGGCTGGCCTCGGGCGGCGTGCTCTACACCGTCGGCATCGTCTTCTTCGCCCTCGATCATCGCCTGCGCCATGCTCATGGTATCTGGCATCTGTTCGTCATCGCCGGCAGCCTGCTGCATTTCGTGGCGATCATGTTCTACGTGCTTTGA